A section of the Halopiger aswanensis genome encodes:
- a CDS encoding DegT/DnrJ/EryC1/StrS family aminotransferase, which translates to MSNTNLDTETEAEPEPESESEPEPEPEPTASNVDPAETTEAAVETSDSLPSVSIADPDVSADAIERVRSVLESGAMADGPEVRAFESEFAAYCGSDHAVATSNGTTALHAALEALGVEDGDAVLTSPFSFVASANAIRLAGAKPVFADVDPETYTLDPDDVRRVLSERSDVVGLLPVHLYGLPADMPALCEIADEHDLFVLEDACQAHGARITGDRVGTFGDAACFSFYPTKNMTTGEGGMITTDRDDLAERAQSYINHGRAETGTGGYEHVDLGHNYRMTAIAAAIGRTQLERLPAFNEARRENAAFYDERLSDLPLETPTEPRGYRHVYHQYTVRTADEAERDALAATLEERNVDAAVYYDTPIHRQPAYETISTAAAEFPEAEAAANEVLSLPVHPNLTDDERRSVVEAVYDHYHST; encoded by the coding sequence ATGAGTAACACGAACCTCGATACCGAGACCGAAGCGGAACCGGAACCCGAATCGGAATCGGAACCGGAACCGGAGCCGGAGCCGACGGCCAGCAACGTCGACCCGGCCGAGACGACCGAGGCCGCCGTCGAGACGTCCGACTCGCTCCCGTCAGTCTCGATCGCGGACCCCGACGTCAGCGCGGACGCGATCGAGCGCGTCAGATCGGTCCTCGAGAGCGGGGCGATGGCGGACGGTCCCGAAGTTAGGGCCTTCGAGTCGGAATTCGCCGCGTACTGCGGTTCGGATCACGCCGTCGCGACCTCGAACGGGACGACGGCGCTGCACGCCGCACTCGAGGCGCTGGGCGTCGAGGACGGCGACGCGGTGCTCACCTCGCCGTTTTCGTTCGTCGCGAGCGCGAACGCGATCCGACTGGCCGGCGCGAAGCCGGTCTTCGCGGACGTCGATCCCGAAACCTACACGCTCGATCCGGACGACGTCCGGCGGGTCCTCTCGGAGCGGTCGGACGTCGTCGGCCTGCTGCCGGTTCACCTCTACGGCCTCCCCGCCGACATGCCGGCGCTGTGTGAGATCGCCGACGAGCACGACCTGTTCGTCCTCGAGGACGCCTGCCAGGCCCACGGCGCGCGGATCACGGGCGACCGCGTGGGCACGTTCGGCGACGCGGCCTGCTTCTCGTTCTACCCGACGAAGAACATGACGACCGGCGAGGGCGGGATGATCACCACCGACCGCGACGACCTCGCCGAGCGCGCGCAGAGCTACATCAACCACGGCCGCGCCGAGACCGGTACCGGCGGCTACGAACACGTCGACCTCGGGCACAACTACCGGATGACCGCCATCGCGGCCGCGATCGGCCGCACGCAACTCGAGCGCCTCCCCGCGTTCAACGAGGCGCGGCGGGAGAACGCCGCCTTCTACGACGAGCGATTGTCTGACCTCCCGCTCGAGACGCCGACGGAGCCGCGGGGCTACCGTCACGTCTACCACCAGTACACGGTCCGGACCGCGGACGAAGCCGAGCGCGACGCGCTCGCGGCGACGCTCGAGGAGCGAAACGTCGACGCGGCGGTCTACTACGACACGCCGATCCACCGCCAGCCGGCCTACGAGACGATCAGCACGGCTGCGGCGGAGTTCCCGGAGGCGGAGGCGGCAGCCAACGAAGTCCTCTCGCTGCCGGTCCACCCCAACCTGACCGACGACGAGCGGCGAAGCGTCGTCGAAGCAGTCTACGATCACTACCACTCGACATGA
- a CDS encoding acyltransferase, with amino-acid sequence MSEAVRDADADDVVRGEDCTIDADATVGYGEFDEPTRIGDDATIRAGSIVYGDVTIGDGFATGHDVLVREGTEIGDDVLVGTKTVIDGQTTIGSHVSLQTNVYVPTQTTIGSNVFVGPSAVLTNDEYPIRTDADLEGPTIEDGASVGANATLLPGVTIGENAFVAAGAVVTEDVPPNSLAVGTPATIQELPEPLEGPNDLA; translated from the coding sequence ATGAGCGAGGCCGTCCGCGACGCGGACGCAGACGACGTCGTCCGCGGCGAGGACTGCACGATCGACGCCGACGCGACCGTCGGCTACGGCGAGTTCGACGAGCCGACGCGGATCGGCGACGACGCGACGATCCGGGCCGGTTCGATCGTCTACGGCGACGTGACGATCGGCGACGGGTTCGCGACCGGCCATGACGTCCTCGTGCGCGAAGGAACGGAGATCGGCGACGACGTACTGGTCGGCACGAAGACGGTCATCGACGGCCAGACGACGATCGGCTCGCACGTCAGCCTCCAGACGAACGTCTACGTTCCGACCCAGACGACCATCGGGAGCAACGTCTTCGTCGGCCCGAGCGCCGTCCTGACCAACGACGAGTACCCCATTCGGACGGACGCCGACCTCGAGGGGCCGACGATCGAGGACGGCGCCTCGGTCGGCGCGAACGCGACCTTGCTGCCGGGCGTGACGATCGGGGAGAACGCGTTCGTCGCTGCCGGCGCCGTCGTCACCGAGGACGTGCCGCCGAACAGCCTCGCGGTGGGAACGCCCGCGACGATCCAGGAGCTGCCCGAACCGCTCGAGGGACCGAACGATCTAGCATGA
- a CDS encoding DUF7344 domain-containing protein, whose protein sequence is MSEHEREHELTQAELFDVFSNARRRRTVQYLKRQGGSCDLAPLVEQVAAWENDTEPDDVTRTQRRRVYISLYQTHLPMLEDHGIVDWDPDGHEIDLLPDEEVFEPYLDRHHGSSRAWHRWYAATATVGAVAFAVAALSLGPATTAAAPAVALGVCGVVLALSIAQHVSRRPDLDSPLGLASR, encoded by the coding sequence ATGTCTGAACACGAACGTGAACACGAGCTGACGCAGGCCGAACTGTTCGACGTGTTCAGCAACGCCCGCCGGCGTCGAACGGTCCAGTACCTAAAGCGGCAGGGCGGTTCCTGCGATCTCGCGCCGCTGGTCGAGCAGGTCGCGGCCTGGGAGAACGACACCGAACCGGATGATGTGACCCGGACGCAGCGGCGACGGGTCTACATCTCCCTGTACCAGACCCACCTGCCGATGCTCGAGGACCACGGGATCGTCGACTGGGATCCCGACGGCCACGAGATCGACCTGTTGCCGGACGAGGAGGTGTTCGAACCCTACCTCGACCGCCACCACGGCTCGAGCCGTGCGTGGCACCGCTGGTACGCGGCGACCGCAACCGTCGGCGCCGTCGCGTTCGCAGTGGCGGCGCTCTCGCTGGGTCCAGCAACGACCGCCGCAGCCCCAGCCGTTGCGCTGGGCGTTTGCGGCGTCGTCCTCGCGCTCTCGATCGCACAGCACGTCTCGCGGCGACCGGATCTCGATTCCCCGCTCGGTCTCGCGAGTCGATAG
- a CDS encoding DUF1616 domain-containing protein, with protein sequence MSFPTNSRPQLGFIRKYPVDLALTSLLAALVALVVTGVPAGNAGRLLAALPLVLFLPGYALVSVLFPAAARDARADAETAIERRPRGIDTIERLGLSFALSIAIVPVVGIVLPLTQWGLATESAAAVLAGLTVVLAQLGVIRRLRTPAPDRFTVSLTAALARLRRDEGTVATASSVFLVVAIALAGGALLVGFLFPASTGGFSELALYTEDEDGDLVAGELPDEVAPGESVPVSFAIENHEGEETSYTVVVQEQVLEDGEVVERTELRQIDGTVSADATGVAEHEIEPTAGDGETVRISLLLYPGEPPAEPTNENAEADTYFWVTVTEDAAE encoded by the coding sequence ATGAGTTTTCCGACGAATTCTCGACCTCAGCTGGGTTTCATCCGGAAGTATCCGGTCGATCTGGCGCTCACCTCGCTGCTTGCGGCGCTCGTAGCACTCGTTGTAACCGGAGTTCCGGCCGGGAACGCCGGTCGGCTGCTCGCCGCGCTCCCGCTCGTTCTCTTCTTGCCGGGTTATGCCCTCGTCTCCGTTCTTTTCCCGGCGGCAGCCCGGGACGCTCGAGCGGACGCGGAGACGGCGATCGAGCGCCGGCCCCGGGGAATCGATACGATCGAACGGCTCGGGTTGTCGTTCGCGCTGTCGATCGCGATCGTGCCCGTCGTCGGAATCGTTCTCCCGCTGACGCAGTGGGGACTGGCGACCGAATCGGCCGCGGCGGTGCTGGCCGGCCTCACCGTCGTCCTCGCGCAACTGGGCGTGATCCGACGGCTCCGGACGCCCGCTCCGGACCGGTTTACAGTCTCGCTGACGGCGGCACTGGCGCGACTGCGCCGGGACGAGGGGACGGTCGCGACCGCCTCCTCAGTGTTCCTCGTCGTCGCGATTGCGCTCGCGGGCGGGGCGCTGCTCGTCGGCTTCCTCTTTCCGGCGTCGACGGGCGGGTTCTCGGAACTCGCCCTCTACACCGAGGACGAGGACGGCGATCTCGTCGCCGGCGAACTCCCGGACGAGGTGGCACCCGGCGAGTCCGTGCCGGTCTCGTTCGCGATCGAGAACCACGAGGGCGAGGAGACCTCGTATACGGTTGTCGTCCAGGAACAGGTGCTCGAGGACGGTGAAGTCGTCGAGCGGACGGAACTCAGGCAGATCGACGGGACTGTCTCGGCCGACGCGACGGGCGTCGCCGAGCACGAGATCGAGCCGACGGCTGGCGACGGCGAGACCGTTCGAATCAGTCTCCTGCTCTATCCCGGCGAGCCGCCGGCCGAACCGACGAACGAAAACGCCGAGGCGGACACCTACTTCTGGGTGACCGTCACCGAGGACGCGGCCGAGTAG
- a CDS encoding PadR family transcriptional regulator, protein MHDLTGFQRDLLYVIAGADRPSGQTVKDEVEKYYSSEINHGRLYPNLDTLVNKDLVEKGQLDRRTNYYAITDAGRQRIEERREWEAQYVDF, encoded by the coding sequence ATGCACGATCTGACCGGCTTCCAGCGGGATCTGCTGTACGTGATCGCGGGCGCTGACCGCCCATCGGGCCAAACAGTCAAAGACGAGGTCGAGAAGTACTATAGCTCGGAAATCAATCACGGGCGACTGTATCCGAACCTCGATACGCTCGTCAACAAGGATCTCGTCGAGAAGGGGCAACTCGACCGCCGAACGAACTACTACGCGATCACGGACGCCGGTCGACAGCGGATCGAGGAACGACGCGAATGGGAAGCACAGTACGTCGATTTTTAG
- a CDS encoding winged helix-turn-helix domain-containing protein, with protein MSTQASNTRSELTAESTAQLDVLGDECARTILVATSDGPKTAKELTKRTDSSSATVYRRINNLLESDLLAECVRFEDDGSHTTAYEATVDQLRVRIGSDGIDVALANADP; from the coding sequence ATGTCCACGCAAGCGAGTAACACCCGATCGGAACTGACCGCGGAGTCGACGGCCCAGCTCGACGTCCTCGGCGACGAGTGTGCGCGTACCATTCTCGTCGCAACGAGCGACGGCCCGAAAACAGCCAAGGAACTGACCAAACGGACCGACAGTTCGTCCGCAACCGTCTATCGACGAATCAACAATCTGCTCGAGAGCGATCTCCTCGCGGAGTGCGTTCGATTCGAGGACGACGGATCGCACACGACAGCCTACGAAGCGACGGTCGACCAGTTGCGGGTCCGAATCGGTTCGGACGGGATCGACGTTGCGCTGGCGAATGCCGATCCCTGA
- a CDS encoding DUF7563 family protein translates to MESSTAGARCRNCGTHVTQQFARVFGDNGDVVHGCPGCTTYREMQSGSHLPSDTPE, encoded by the coding sequence ATGGAATCGTCGACGGCCGGTGCACGCTGTCGAAACTGCGGGACCCACGTCACCCAACAGTTCGCCCGCGTCTTCGGCGACAACGGCGACGTCGTCCACGGCTGTCCCGGCTGTACGACCTATCGGGAGATGCAGTCGGGCAGCCACCTGCCGAGTGACACTCCGGAGTAA
- a CDS encoding DUF7344 domain-containing protein produces the protein MSVQTSRSGSLAESEVFHILGNDRRRAIVQLLANESGQIDVSQVATEIAETESDTTPVPNNLYKSVYVSLQQTHLPQLEEDDVIEYDSDAKTISPGPHFDDVLAYVNGHDDDPSTILQLHLVTAVLGLAVIALAGLELPALSSIDPVLWSVLVLLAVAASSLYRLLT, from the coding sequence ATGTCGGTTCAGACGAGTCGTTCCGGGTCGCTGGCGGAAAGCGAGGTGTTTCACATCCTCGGCAACGACAGGCGCCGTGCAATCGTCCAGTTGCTCGCGAACGAATCCGGTCAGATCGACGTCTCGCAGGTGGCAACCGAAATCGCCGAAACGGAATCCGATACCACGCCCGTCCCGAACAACCTCTACAAGAGCGTTTACGTCTCCCTCCAGCAGACGCATCTCCCCCAACTCGAGGAGGACGACGTCATCGAGTACGACTCGGATGCGAAGACGATCAGCCCCGGTCCGCACTTCGACGACGTCCTCGCGTACGTCAACGGCCACGACGACGATCCGTCGACGATCCTCCAGCTCCATCTCGTCACCGCCGTGCTCGGCCTCGCGGTCATCGCGCTCGCCGGCCTCGAGCTGCCGGCGCTCTCGAGTATCGATCCCGTGCTGTGGAGCGTGCTCGTGTTGCTCGCGGTCGCGGCCAGCAGCCTCTATCGGCTGTTGACCTAA